One part of the Truepera radiovictrix DSM 17093 genome encodes these proteins:
- a CDS encoding ABC transporter permease, with protein MNALRNLVALLSVALAGGVLGVTLGLWERSSDTLRALRETVGQHTYLVEPDLDPERPSMPLDPLPGDLSALATLPGVVGVALSTNVSRLVTQEVSYPLIGVDAAFFGVRRFAFAAGRPFEAPTEAVVGANLREMLGETVEAGGFPYRVVGVLESVRARGWVDAELDGAIFVPLEAYFGPEGGPSFLFLETTPEAFGSAGAALRAWLEREGIEGYRVLPLTEQYGAELRETVGRLLGGALGFGVAAVLLSAGANLLAFYLARALSRVRQLGVRRAVGATRQDVTLGELWGALPWGVAGLVLAPPLAYLGAALLTRATGVSAAPGLRSLLLLAPPLLLLVAVAAFFPALWAARQPPAQVMRGGASSAPQRRLLLAGAGLALGVAGLVVQATTARAAEAETRRILGGVGERIGTYASVLTEGLGDPRGFTSLTRRDYEALLASPAAEGFSRTAYKRAFTLSTLEGPAGSYLSTWQAAEEPFAEMIGAELLAGRWPAPDAAEVALGQLIAAETFGEADPLGAEVHAFGRAWTVVGVFRSGTQNIPGGLRDEQVLFPGPMVRAQGFGSILVEVAPGRDVAAALQTGADVLNARYGDDRIPFTVMRAEDFYPEVRGALLSLAAVYRALAAALLLLGGGGLAAQMLVALSLRVREIGVRRAVGARTTDIFAQFLGEALRLAALSSAAGLLLGVGLGYLAARLQGVPFLIDLPALALAVALAFFVAALFGAGPALAAARLLPADAVREREA; from the coding sequence GTGAACGCCCTTCGCAACCTCGTCGCGCTCCTCTCGGTCGCCCTCGCCGGGGGGGTGCTAGGCGTAACGCTGGGGCTCTGGGAGCGCTCGAGCGACACCCTGCGCGCCCTGCGGGAGACGGTGGGCCAACACACCTATCTCGTGGAGCCGGACTTAGACCCGGAGCGGCCCTCTATGCCACTCGACCCCCTGCCGGGGGACCTGAGCGCGTTGGCGACACTGCCCGGCGTGGTCGGGGTGGCGCTCAGCACGAACGTCTCGCGGCTCGTAACGCAGGAGGTCTCGTACCCGCTCATCGGGGTGGACGCGGCGTTCTTCGGCGTGCGCCGCTTCGCCTTCGCGGCGGGCCGCCCCTTTGAAGCGCCCACAGAGGCGGTCGTCGGCGCGAACCTCCGCGAGATGTTGGGGGAGACCGTGGAGGCGGGCGGCTTTCCGTACCGCGTCGTGGGGGTGCTGGAGAGCGTGCGCGCGCGCGGGTGGGTGGACGCGGAACTAGACGGTGCCATCTTCGTGCCACTCGAAGCCTACTTCGGCCCGGAGGGGGGGCCGAGCTTTCTCTTCCTCGAGACCACTCCCGAGGCGTTCGGGAGCGCGGGCGCGGCGCTGCGGGCGTGGCTAGAACGCGAGGGGATAGAGGGCTACCGCGTCCTGCCGCTGACCGAGCAGTACGGCGCCGAGCTGCGCGAAACGGTCGGGCGGCTCCTGGGCGGGGCGCTCGGCTTCGGCGTCGCGGCCGTGCTGCTAAGCGCCGGGGCAAACCTACTGGCCTTTTACCTCGCGCGTGCCCTTTCGCGCGTGCGGCAGCTCGGCGTGCGGCGCGCGGTCGGCGCGACCCGGCAGGACGTGACCTTGGGCGAGCTGTGGGGGGCGCTCCCCTGGGGCGTGGCGGGGCTCGTCCTCGCGCCCCCCTTGGCCTACCTGGGGGCGGCGCTGCTGACACGCGCGACCGGCGTGAGCGCCGCGCCAGGGCTCCGGTCGCTCCTGCTGCTCGCGCCGCCTTTGCTGCTGCTGGTCGCCGTAGCGGCTTTTTTCCCCGCACTGTGGGCGGCGCGGCAGCCCCCGGCACAGGTGATGCGTGGCGGCGCCTCGAGCGCCCCGCAGCGCCGGCTCCTGCTCGCCGGAGCGGGGCTCGCGTTGGGGGTCGCGGGGCTCGTCGTGCAGGCGACGACCGCGCGCGCGGCGGAGGCCGAGACGCGTCGCATCCTGGGCGGGGTGGGCGAGCGCATCGGCACCTATGCGAGCGTCCTGACCGAGGGCTTGGGCGACCCACGCGGTTTCACCTCGCTCACCCGCCGCGACTACGAAGCGCTGCTAGCGAGCCCCGCCGCCGAGGGGTTCTCCCGCACGGCGTACAAACGCGCCTTTACGCTCTCGACCCTCGAGGGTCCGGCGGGCTCCTACCTCTCGACCTGGCAAGCCGCCGAGGAACCCTTCGCCGAGATGATCGGCGCGGAACTCTTGGCGGGGCGCTGGCCCGCACCGGACGCCGCCGAGGTAGCCCTGGGTCAGCTCATCGCCGCTGAGACCTTCGGCGAGGCCGACCCCCTGGGTGCCGAGGTGCATGCGTTCGGTCGCGCCTGGACGGTCGTCGGCGTGTTTCGGAGCGGCACACAGAATATCCCCGGCGGGCTGCGCGACGAGCAGGTGCTCTTTCCGGGGCCGATGGTGCGCGCGCAGGGGTTCGGCAGCATCTTGGTCGAGGTCGCGCCGGGGCGGGACGTGGCGGCGGCCCTGCAAACGGGGGCCGACGTGCTGAACGCCCGCTACGGCGACGACCGCATCCCCTTTACGGTCATGCGCGCCGAGGACTTCTACCCGGAGGTGCGGGGCGCCCTGTTGAGCCTCGCAGCGGTCTACCGCGCGCTCGCCGCCGCCTTGCTGCTCCTGGGCGGCGGCGGGCTGGCCGCGCAGATGCTCGTCGCACTCTCCTTACGGGTGCGCGAGATCGGCGTGCGGCGCGCCGTCGGCGCCCGCACCACCGACATCTTCGCCCAGTTCCTCGGCGAGGCGCTGCGCCTCGCCGCCCTCTCGAGCGCCGCCGGGTTGCTCTTGGGCGTCGGTTTGGGTTACCTCGCCGCGCGGCTCCAGGGGGTGCCCTTTCTCATCGACCTCCCCGCCCTCGCTCTCGCCGTCGCCCTCGCGTTCTTCGTAGCCGCCCTTTTCGGCGCGGGTCCGGCGCTCGCCGCCGCGCGGCTGCTGCCGGCTGATGCGGTGCGCGAGCGCGAAGCCTAG